The proteins below are encoded in one region of Arthrobacter sp. CJ23:
- a CDS encoding methyltransferase encodes MTDSASLFATGNIPDAPRSDLPGLLAGLAADLRAVGYTVDGVADFLGAAASSALNRDQLIPALIAARQAVTADPAARALAAVVSLWLLAVPQPPEEIDAALPGIRTAGLLELGLAQLDDDGAVAAKADLRPYGWDANEDGSGGAELWVSSDLAAHQRAGVLRHDHVLGIGQASTTLVQTTIRRHTERALDLGTGCGIQTFHLLHHCEHVTATDISERALAFTRFNLLLNAEALHLDPGNLDARVSLRLGSLLEPVEGERFGLVVSNPPFVITPRSTGESASEQFTYRDGGLPGDEIVASLVRSLSGVLAPGGTAQMLGNWEITAGTQWSERPKSWLDGSGTDAWFIQREQVGPELYAETWLQDASESRDRSHYQESYAAYLADFASREVEGIGFGMIWLRRPADAGNPVDAGNAAISRFEEITYPIEQPVGPHLGASVERADWLAAHHLAEAHLVVAEDVTEERHQRPGAEHPGVILLRQGAGLRRTNLLSTELAGFVSACDGELSVSQIIGALVALLGGGEDFDPQAFRAGLLGDVANLVRDGFLLPDGQ; translated from the coding sequence GTGACTGATTCTGCAAGCCTTTTCGCCACCGGCAACATCCCCGACGCCCCGCGCAGCGACCTCCCGGGGCTGCTCGCGGGGCTCGCCGCGGACCTCCGTGCCGTGGGCTACACGGTGGACGGCGTCGCCGATTTCCTGGGCGCCGCCGCGTCCTCGGCGCTCAACCGGGACCAGCTGATCCCCGCACTCATCGCCGCCCGGCAAGCCGTCACGGCCGATCCGGCCGCCCGTGCGCTCGCGGCCGTCGTCAGCCTGTGGCTCCTCGCCGTCCCGCAGCCTCCGGAAGAGATCGACGCCGCCCTCCCTGGGATCCGCACCGCGGGTTTGCTGGAGCTGGGCTTGGCCCAGCTGGACGACGACGGCGCTGTCGCCGCCAAGGCGGATCTGCGCCCCTACGGCTGGGATGCCAATGAAGACGGCAGCGGAGGCGCGGAGCTGTGGGTCTCCAGCGACCTGGCGGCCCACCAGCGGGCCGGTGTGCTGCGCCATGACCATGTGCTGGGAATCGGGCAGGCCTCCACCACACTGGTGCAGACCACCATCCGGCGCCACACCGAACGCGCCCTGGACCTGGGCACCGGCTGCGGCATCCAGACCTTCCACCTGCTGCACCACTGCGAGCACGTCACCGCCACGGACATTTCCGAGCGGGCGCTCGCCTTCACCCGCTTTAACCTCCTGCTCAACGCGGAGGCGCTGCACCTGGACCCCGGAAACCTGGACGCCCGTGTCAGCCTGCGCCTGGGATCGCTGCTGGAACCTGTGGAGGGGGAGCGCTTCGGGCTGGTGGTCTCCAACCCGCCTTTCGTGATCACCCCGCGCAGCACCGGCGAGTCCGCGTCGGAGCAGTTCACCTACCGCGACGGCGGACTGCCGGGCGATGAGATCGTGGCCAGCCTGGTCCGGAGCTTGTCCGGCGTCCTGGCTCCCGGCGGCACGGCCCAGATGCTCGGCAACTGGGAAATCACGGCAGGCACGCAGTGGAGCGAGCGGCCCAAGTCCTGGCTGGATGGTTCCGGCACCGATGCCTGGTTCATCCAGCGCGAGCAGGTGGGCCCTGAGCTGTACGCGGAAACCTGGCTACAGGACGCCTCGGAATCCCGGGACCGCAGCCACTACCAGGAGTCGTACGCCGCCTACCTGGCGGACTTCGCCTCGCGCGAGGTGGAGGGCATCGGCTTCGGCATGATCTGGCTCCGCCGCCCCGCAGATGCCGGGAACCCCGTAGATGCCGGGAACGCCGCCATCAGCCGCTTCGAGGAAATCACCTACCCCATTGAGCAGCCCGTGGGACCGCACCTTGGCGCCTCCGTGGAGCGCGCCGACTGGCTGGCCGCCCACCACCTCGCGGAGGCCCACTTGGTGGTCGCCGAGGACGTCACGGAGGAACGCCACCAGCGCCCCGGCGCGGAACACCCGGGCGTCATCCTCCTGCGCCAGGGAGCCGGCCTGCGCCGTACCAACCTGCTGAGCACGGAGCTCGCTGGCTTCGTCTCTGCGTGCGACGGCGAGCTCTCCGTCAGCCAGATCATCGGAGCCCTTGTTGCGCTGCTGGGCGGCGGCGAGGATTTCGATCCGCAGGCCTTCCGCGCAGGCCTGCTGGGCGATGTCGCCAATCTGGTGCGCGACGGTTTCCTGCTCCCGGACGGGCAGTAG
- a CDS encoding rhodanese-related sulfurtransferase — MALNRIVLFYGFTPIADPDAVRLWQRALCEKLGLTGRILISPDGINATVGGELNNMKQYVKTTREYKGFHGIDFKWSEGGAADFPRLSVKVRDEIVSFGAPGELKVDGNGVVGGGTHLQPEELHAMLEAKKAAGQEVKFFDGRNAFEAQIGKFKDAIVPDVATTHDFIKELDSGKYDDLKDQPVVTYCTGGIRCEVLSSLMVNRGFKEVYQLDGGIVRYGETFKDQGLWEGSLYVFDKRMHVEFSEDAKTIGECVRCAAPTNKFENCSNLSCRTLTLYCAECASSPETLRCPGGCAAA; from the coding sequence GTGGCTTTGAACCGAATTGTGCTCTTCTATGGCTTTACCCCGATCGCCGACCCTGATGCGGTGCGGCTCTGGCAGCGTGCCCTGTGCGAGAAGCTCGGCCTCACCGGGCGCATCCTGATCTCCCCGGACGGCATCAACGCCACTGTGGGGGGCGAGCTGAACAACATGAAGCAGTACGTCAAGACCACCCGCGAATACAAGGGTTTCCACGGCATTGACTTCAAGTGGTCCGAGGGCGGCGCCGCCGATTTCCCGCGCCTGAGCGTCAAGGTGCGCGACGAGATCGTGTCCTTCGGCGCCCCGGGCGAGCTGAAGGTGGATGGGAACGGCGTTGTCGGCGGCGGCACGCATCTCCAGCCGGAGGAACTGCACGCCATGCTGGAAGCGAAGAAGGCGGCCGGACAGGAAGTGAAGTTCTTCGACGGCCGCAATGCCTTTGAAGCGCAGATCGGCAAGTTCAAGGACGCGATCGTTCCGGACGTCGCCACCACGCACGACTTCATCAAGGAACTCGATTCCGGCAAGTACGACGACCTCAAGGACCAGCCGGTGGTCACGTACTGCACCGGCGGCATCCGCTGCGAAGTCCTCTCCAGCCTGATGGTAAACCGCGGCTTCAAGGAGGTCTACCAGCTCGACGGCGGCATCGTCCGCTACGGCGAGACGTTCAAGGACCAGGGACTCTGGGAGGGCTCGCTGTACGTGTTCGACAAGCGCATGCACGTCGAATTCAGCGAGGACGCCAAGACCATCGGCGAATGCGTGCGCTGCGCCGCGCCCACCAACAAGTTCGAGAACTGTTCCAACCTCAGCTGCCGGACCCTGACCCTGTACTGCGCCGAATGCGCCTCCAGCCCGGAGACCCTGCGCTGCCCCGGAGGCTGCGCCGCCGCCTGA
- a CDS encoding GNAT family N-acetyltransferase has product MSPDALVEDIAHLLEVWVAGWSGCRGYETRKEGRFEAALRADKTGDWEYFAHDPSDSEFAELAARTSEAPTRILTILTNDVARYSYLAGQHGLNVTSASQTMMIVDMETQDAEDPWLPDDDLELATSEANGVHHAVVHSGEQVAASGRVYVVNGTAVFDKIVTEPAFQRRGLGSFIMKALAAQAFEHDVQNGLLLASLDGQKLYSHLGWKNVCHVLMISTTGGEGADLSVA; this is encoded by the coding sequence ATGAGTCCAGACGCCTTGGTTGAAGACATCGCGCACCTCCTGGAGGTCTGGGTGGCCGGCTGGTCCGGTTGCCGGGGCTACGAGACGCGCAAAGAGGGACGTTTCGAGGCAGCACTGCGCGCAGACAAGACCGGCGATTGGGAGTACTTCGCGCATGATCCTTCGGACAGCGAATTCGCCGAACTGGCTGCCAGGACATCGGAAGCCCCTACGCGCATCCTCACCATCCTGACCAACGACGTCGCCCGCTACAGCTACCTGGCCGGGCAGCATGGGCTGAACGTCACCTCGGCCTCCCAGACCATGATGATCGTGGACATGGAAACACAGGATGCCGAGGACCCATGGCTGCCTGACGATGACCTGGAACTGGCCACCTCCGAGGCCAACGGCGTGCACCATGCCGTGGTCCACTCCGGCGAACAGGTGGCCGCGAGCGGCCGGGTCTATGTGGTCAACGGGACCGCGGTGTTCGACAAGATTGTCACGGAGCCCGCCTTCCAGCGCCGCGGGCTGGGAAGTTTCATCATGAAGGCGCTCGCAGCGCAGGCCTTCGAGCACGATGTCCAGAACGGCCTCCTGCTGGCATCCCTGGACGGGCAGAAGCTCTATTCGCACCTCGGCTGGAAGAACGTCTGCCATGTGCTGATGATTTCAACCACCGGGGGCGAGGGAGCCGACCTGTCCGTGGCGTAG
- a CDS encoding DEAD/DEAH box helicase, which yields MAARDSLISLLGRTPDPEQLRHVRTIPAREAVHEPWPAWAHPDVIAAYGTLGIHEPYRHQTEAAELAHSGQHVVIATGTASGKSLAYQLPALDAIHRSELRVLSEPGKFHDDGAVTLYLSPTKALAADQLAAIRALKLPTVRAETYDGDTDPSSRRWIRDHANFILANPDMLHFGILPNHTWWARFFRRLRYVVVDEAHSYRGVFGSHVANLMRRLRRICAYYGAGTSFPEPVFIAASATASDPATSFGRLIGAPVREVSEDCSPHGSTTVAFWEPALTELKGENGAKNRRTAVAETADILANLVSSRVRTIAFIKSRRGAETISSIAKRLLDEVDPSLPGRVAAYRSGYLPEERRALERALRSGELLGVSSTSALELGIDISGLDAVLVAGWPGTRASLFQQIGRAGRAGQDAIAAFVASDDPLDTYLVNHPEAIFDVSVEATVFDPGNPYVLGPHLCAAAAEVPIGPAELELFGPSAEGLLGQLVTQGYLRKRPAGWFWTHPESAAAMVNLRADGGGPVSIVDSETGSLLGTMDSPQTHYQAHTGAVYVHQGESYIVEDLNEGDHCVMVRRANPDFYTTARDVTQIEVLKTLRTVEWGDVAVHFGEVKVTTQVVSFQRKALVSNEILGEEPLELGARDLFTKAVWFVVHNRSLTGAGLVEAQFPGALHAAEHAAIGLLPLVASSDRWDIGGVSTAIHADTGVPTIFVYDGHPGGAGFAERGFEKAKVWLTATRDAIRSCECDNGCPSCVQSPKCGNKNNPLDKAAAITLIDVFLKDAV from the coding sequence GTGGCCGCACGCGACTCGCTGATCTCCCTCCTGGGCCGTACCCCGGACCCTGAGCAGCTCCGTCATGTCCGCACCATCCCCGCCCGGGAGGCCGTCCACGAGCCATGGCCGGCCTGGGCCCACCCGGACGTCATCGCCGCCTACGGCACCCTCGGAATCCACGAACCGTACCGGCACCAGACCGAGGCCGCGGAACTGGCCCACTCCGGACAGCACGTGGTGATCGCCACCGGGACAGCGTCCGGCAAGTCCCTCGCCTACCAGCTCCCGGCCTTGGATGCGATCCACCGTTCCGAACTGCGCGTGCTGTCCGAGCCTGGAAAGTTCCACGACGACGGCGCCGTAACCCTGTACCTGTCCCCCACCAAGGCCTTGGCCGCCGACCAGCTGGCCGCCATCCGCGCCCTGAAGCTGCCCACGGTCCGTGCCGAAACCTACGACGGGGACACCGACCCTTCGTCCCGGCGCTGGATCAGGGACCACGCCAACTTCATCCTGGCCAACCCCGACATGCTGCACTTCGGGATCCTGCCCAACCACACCTGGTGGGCGCGGTTCTTCCGACGCCTGCGCTATGTGGTCGTGGACGAAGCACACAGCTACCGGGGCGTGTTCGGTTCACATGTGGCCAATCTGATGCGCCGGCTCCGGCGGATCTGCGCCTACTACGGGGCGGGGACCTCCTTCCCGGAACCGGTGTTCATCGCTGCGTCGGCAACAGCATCCGACCCCGCCACGTCCTTCGGCCGGCTCATCGGCGCCCCGGTCAGGGAAGTCTCGGAGGACTGCTCGCCGCATGGTTCCACCACGGTGGCGTTCTGGGAACCGGCCTTGACCGAGCTCAAGGGCGAAAACGGTGCCAAGAACCGCCGGACGGCCGTTGCCGAAACCGCGGACATCCTGGCCAATCTTGTCTCCTCGCGGGTCCGCACCATCGCCTTCATCAAGTCGCGGCGCGGTGCCGAGACCATTTCGTCCATCGCCAAGAGACTGCTGGACGAGGTCGACCCGAGCCTGCCCGGGCGGGTGGCGGCCTACCGCTCCGGTTACCTGCCCGAGGAGCGCCGCGCCCTGGAGCGGGCCCTGCGGTCCGGTGAGCTGCTGGGCGTTTCCAGCACCTCGGCGTTGGAACTGGGCATCGACATCTCCGGCCTCGACGCCGTGCTCGTGGCCGGATGGCCGGGAACCCGGGCGTCCCTCTTCCAGCAGATCGGCCGGGCCGGCCGGGCCGGGCAGGATGCCATCGCGGCCTTCGTGGCCAGCGACGACCCCCTGGACACGTACCTGGTGAACCATCCGGAAGCGATCTTCGATGTCTCCGTGGAAGCGACCGTGTTCGATCCCGGCAACCCGTATGTGCTGGGACCCCACCTGTGCGCGGCGGCGGCCGAAGTGCCGATCGGGCCGGCCGAACTGGAGCTGTTCGGTCCCTCCGCCGAGGGCCTGCTGGGGCAGCTCGTGACCCAGGGGTACCTGCGGAAGAGGCCCGCAGGCTGGTTCTGGACGCATCCGGAAAGCGCCGCGGCCATGGTGAACCTGCGGGCCGACGGCGGCGGTCCGGTGAGCATCGTGGACTCCGAAACCGGGTCCCTGCTGGGGACCATGGATTCGCCCCAGACCCACTACCAGGCGCACACCGGGGCCGTGTACGTACACCAGGGCGAGAGCTACATCGTGGAGGACCTGAATGAAGGCGACCACTGCGTGATGGTCCGCCGGGCCAATCCCGATTTCTACACGACGGCCCGGGACGTAACCCAGATCGAGGTGCTGAAAACTCTCCGGACGGTGGAATGGGGGGACGTCGCGGTTCACTTCGGTGAGGTGAAAGTGACAACACAGGTGGTTTCCTTCCAGCGCAAGGCCTTGGTATCGAACGAGATCTTGGGCGAGGAGCCCCTGGAGCTCGGGGCCCGGGACCTCTTCACCAAGGCAGTTTGGTTCGTGGTGCACAACCGCTCCCTGACGGGGGCTGGACTGGTCGAGGCACAGTTCCCCGGCGCCCTGCATGCCGCGGAACACGCCGCAATCGGGCTGCTCCCCCTGGTCGCCTCGAGCGACCGCTGGGACATCGGCGGGGTCTCCACGGCCATCCACGCCGACACCGGGGTACCGACGATCTTCGTGTACGACGGCCACCCGGGCGGCGCCGGCTTCGCCGAACGGGGCTTCGAGAAGGCCAAGGTGTGGCTCACGGCCACCCGCGACGCCATCCGCTCCTGCGAGTGCGACAACGGCTGCCCCTCCTGCGTGCAGTCACCCAAGTGCGGAAACAAGAACAACCCACTGGACAAGGCAGCCGCCATCACGCTGATCGACGTTTTCCTCAAGGACGCCGTGTAA
- a CDS encoding Rv3654c family TadE-like protein, whose amino-acid sequence MNRGARGQSPGPDQDSGPCPGRLDAGQAERGSGTILAAALGIVVMLMTAGVLLLAQAGVMASRAASAADLAALAGADAARGITRGDPCSIAATVANRHSAALLSCTVVGGEIVEVRTQMAQHSPFGVATGRARAGPPP is encoded by the coding sequence ATGAATCGCGGCGCGCGTGGCCAGAGCCCGGGCCCGGACCAGGACTCCGGCCCCTGTCCCGGGCGCCTGGATGCCGGCCAGGCGGAACGCGGTTCGGGAACCATCCTGGCCGCCGCTCTGGGAATTGTGGTCATGCTTATGACGGCCGGTGTGCTGCTGCTTGCCCAAGCCGGGGTGATGGCTTCAAGGGCGGCCTCGGCGGCGGATCTGGCTGCCCTGGCTGGGGCTGATGCCGCGCGGGGGATCACTCGGGGCGATCCCTGCTCCATCGCGGCCACTGTGGCCAACCGCCACAGTGCCGCGTTGCTCTCCTGCACCGTGGTCGGCGGCGAGATCGTCGAAGTCCGGACGCAGATGGCGCAGCATTCACCCTTCGGGGTGGCCACGGGCCGGGCCAGGGCGGGACCGCCGCCCTAA
- a CDS encoding TadE family type IV pilus minor pilin: MTAPNGRRAARPRPAAAARHPGPGKDRGAVTAEFAVALPAVLLLLAFLLAGSAAGVMQFRLEEAARAGARALARGESTGIIDDVVRRLAGQGATAVVAADGEWVTVTASARVPGPLGSVIPWTLSASASARGETPEASAAQVYPLGRSVPFPVLREAGADELKALDRTWGWQGVAA, encoded by the coding sequence ATGACCGCGCCGAACGGCAGGCGTGCGGCCCGGCCCAGGCCCGCCGCCGCGGCCAGGCACCCTGGTCCGGGGAAGGACCGGGGCGCCGTCACCGCCGAGTTCGCCGTGGCCCTGCCCGCGGTCCTGCTTCTGCTCGCCTTCCTCCTGGCCGGTTCCGCAGCAGGCGTCATGCAGTTCCGTTTGGAAGAAGCTGCGCGGGCGGGCGCGCGCGCCCTGGCGCGCGGCGAGAGCACCGGAATCATCGACGACGTCGTCCGGCGCCTTGCCGGACAGGGCGCCACGGCGGTGGTTGCGGCCGACGGCGAGTGGGTGACCGTCACCGCGTCGGCGAGGGTTCCCGGGCCCCTCGGCTCCGTCATCCCGTGGACGCTCTCGGCGTCCGCATCGGCCCGCGGGGAGACCCCGGAAGCCTCGGCCGCGCAGGTGTATCCCCTGGGTCGGAGCGTTCCGTTTCCGGTCCTGAGGGAGGCCGGTGCCGATGAACTCAAGGCACTGGACCGGACCTGGGGCTGGCAAGGAGTGGCCGCATGA
- a CDS encoding DUF4244 domain-containing protein: protein MQSTAKALSVPSATLPAQGERQHTAPSGLGIPARSAIAPRTASSPGLAAILELRPGSSPAQAVEQPGGQGAGRTVRSRARLTGSELGMATAEYAIATLAAVGFAGLLVVILRSDEVRGFLLNLIRTALSLP from the coding sequence ATGCAATCCACAGCCAAGGCCCTGTCCGTCCCTTCAGCCACGCTGCCTGCCCAGGGCGAAAGGCAGCACACGGCGCCGTCCGGACTCGGAATTCCGGCGAGGTCCGCCATCGCACCAAGGACGGCCTCCTCGCCGGGGCTGGCCGCGATCCTTGAACTCCGACCCGGCTCATCCCCGGCCCAGGCAGTCGAGCAGCCTGGCGGACAGGGCGCAGGCCGCACTGTCCGCAGCCGCGCACGGCTCACCGGATCCGAGCTGGGAATGGCCACGGCCGAATATGCAATTGCCACGCTGGCAGCCGTCGGTTTTGCCGGCCTGCTGGTGGTCATTCTGCGCAGCGACGAAGTCCGCGGATTCCTGCTGAACCTTATCCGCACGGCCCTCTCGTTGCCATGA
- a CDS encoding type II secretion system F family protein, whose product MTGAAPALAVALLLAVAAVLALTGPGGSRGRLVMESMGRPAAAPPAGGTESAGSQGARGGHRDGLRDTAMMLELIAAMLDAGAGIGRALELIAACAAPPLGRSLHPVVGALAIGADWETAWRSSAAQTAEVLRLKDALAFAALTGAPSAAILYAQAARDRREQFRSAEKRAAALGVKLVIPLGLCSLPAFLCLGVVPVLIAMLPGG is encoded by the coding sequence ATGACCGGAGCCGCTCCCGCGCTTGCCGTGGCCCTCCTGCTGGCTGTTGCAGCCGTGCTGGCCCTCACCGGCCCGGGCGGGAGCCGTGGCCGCCTGGTCATGGAATCAATGGGCCGGCCGGCCGCTGCGCCCCCGGCCGGCGGCACGGAATCTGCCGGATCCCAGGGCGCGCGCGGAGGCCATCGGGACGGCCTGCGCGACACCGCGATGATGCTTGAACTCATCGCGGCGATGCTCGACGCCGGGGCGGGGATCGGGAGGGCCCTGGAGTTGATCGCGGCGTGTGCTGCGCCGCCACTCGGCCGGTCCCTTCACCCGGTCGTTGGCGCCCTGGCCATCGGCGCCGACTGGGAAACGGCGTGGCGCAGCTCCGCCGCGCAGACCGCCGAGGTCCTGCGCCTGAAGGACGCCCTCGCTTTCGCGGCCCTCACCGGTGCCCCTTCGGCGGCCATCCTCTACGCGCAGGCAGCCCGGGACCGGCGGGAACAGTTCAGGTCCGCGGAGAAGCGGGCAGCTGCCCTGGGCGTGAAGCTCGTCATCCCCCTAGGCCTGTGCTCCCTCCCGGCCTTCCTGTGCCTCGGCGTGGTTCCGGTCCTCATTGCCATGCTGCCGGGCGGCTGA
- a CDS encoding type II secretion system F family protein, with amino-acid sequence MTVLLVLVLAATAWLVVGHRRGRALRVRRALRGVAAHGGRTPWARGTRGRQETLPLMVLVQQLAALLRGGRSPSKLWAELWIVHAGEERTASGDGSLGVPAGGTRGRPSVTAASARLSQASLDVLAAARAASALGASTADAIRGSLDPAFAQRGGSTAQQSRAERRIWGELAACLDVAETSGCPLADILTRFCAQLEAEDDADAARQTALAGPKATVRLLSWLPVLGLGLGMVLGVDPLGILLGNAVGVAALVAGVVLTVAGRVWSTRLVSSAAGGP; translated from the coding sequence ATGACGGTCCTTCTGGTCTTGGTGCTGGCGGCCACAGCCTGGCTTGTTGTGGGCCATCGCCGTGGCCGGGCCCTGCGGGTGCGGCGTGCCCTCCGTGGTGTTGCCGCCCACGGTGGCAGGACACCGTGGGCGCGAGGGACACGGGGACGGCAGGAGACGCTGCCCCTGATGGTCCTCGTCCAGCAGCTCGCTGCCCTTCTGCGTGGCGGACGGTCGCCGTCAAAGCTGTGGGCGGAACTATGGATCGTCCACGCAGGAGAGGAGCGTACGGCCAGCGGTGATGGTTCCCTTGGAGTGCCAGCGGGCGGGACCCGCGGCCGGCCCTCGGTGACGGCCGCATCCGCCCGCCTGTCGCAGGCATCCTTGGACGTCCTCGCCGCAGCGAGAGCGGCCTCGGCCCTCGGAGCCTCAACAGCGGACGCCATCCGGGGGTCATTGGATCCTGCCTTCGCGCAGCGCGGCGGCTCCACGGCACAGCAAAGCAGGGCCGAGCGGCGGATCTGGGGCGAGCTCGCGGCCTGCCTCGATGTTGCCGAAACCAGCGGCTGCCCGCTGGCGGACATCCTCACGCGGTTCTGCGCACAACTTGAAGCCGAGGACGACGCCGATGCTGCCCGGCAAACAGCGCTCGCCGGACCCAAAGCCACCGTGCGGCTGCTGAGCTGGCTGCCTGTCCTGGGCCTTGGACTGGGCATGGTCCTCGGAGTGGATCCGCTGGGTATCCTGCTCGGCAACGCCGTGGGCGTCGCCGCACTCGTGGCGGGCGTGGTCCTTACCGTGGCCGGAAGGGTATGGTCCACGCGGCTGGTCAGCTCCGCGGCGGGCGGACCGTGA
- a CDS encoding TadA family conjugal transfer-associated ATPase — protein MNGLGVGAGLPGSGPRRRQGQRLDSVLLETVRESVMAGTGPVTPTRVAAAVHASGRLLGTAGALAAVESISAELNGLGPLQQLARDPAVTDIFVNGTQSVWLDRGHGLEQSAVHFESEAQIRALAARLVAAGGRRLDDGSPCVDVRLDGGYRVHAVLPPISTAGTLLSIRIRREEVFTLAELRAGGMFGPLVERVLRAVMQRRLSFLISGATGSGKTTLLSTMLGLSRPEERLVLIEDAAELNPVHPHVVSLESRHGNLEGGGALDLGELVRQALRMRPDRLIVGECRGAEVRELLTALNTGHTGGGGTIHANTAEAVPARLVALGALAGLSQDAVRLQVSSALDAVIHVERTARGRAVASIGLLTDDAAGQAVVPALELRGGRVQAGPAWGRLAAKLELDPEGLEQPEGLAGMPGLEGPEPAGGFAPAAPGAKAGAGETA, from the coding sequence ATGAACGGGCTGGGGGTGGGCGCGGGCCTGCCCGGTTCCGGGCCACGGCGCCGCCAGGGCCAGCGCCTGGACTCGGTCCTGCTGGAAACTGTCCGCGAATCCGTCATGGCAGGAACAGGGCCCGTCACTCCCACCCGGGTGGCCGCGGCCGTCCATGCCAGCGGCCGCCTGCTCGGCACCGCGGGGGCGCTCGCCGCCGTCGAGTCCATCAGCGCCGAACTCAACGGGCTCGGGCCCTTGCAGCAACTGGCACGGGATCCGGCAGTGACGGACATCTTCGTCAACGGAACGCAGTCCGTGTGGCTGGACCGGGGGCACGGACTGGAGCAGTCCGCGGTCCACTTTGAGAGCGAGGCCCAGATCAGGGCCTTGGCAGCGCGGCTGGTTGCGGCCGGTGGCCGCCGCCTGGACGACGGCTCGCCCTGCGTGGATGTCAGGCTCGACGGCGGCTACCGGGTCCATGCCGTGCTGCCGCCGATCTCCACCGCCGGCACCCTGCTGTCCATCCGCATTCGCCGCGAAGAGGTGTTCACCCTGGCGGAGCTGCGGGCCGGCGGCATGTTCGGTCCGCTCGTGGAGCGAGTCCTGCGTGCGGTCATGCAGCGAAGGCTGAGCTTCCTGATCAGCGGTGCCACAGGATCAGGAAAGACCACCCTGCTGTCCACCATGCTTGGCCTGAGCAGGCCGGAGGAACGGCTGGTCCTGATCGAGGACGCCGCGGAGCTGAACCCCGTCCACCCCCATGTGGTGTCCCTGGAATCACGGCACGGGAACCTCGAAGGCGGCGGTGCGCTGGATCTTGGCGAGCTGGTCCGGCAGGCCTTGAGGATGCGCCCGGACCGTTTGATCGTGGGCGAATGCCGGGGCGCGGAAGTCCGCGAGCTGCTGACGGCCCTCAACACCGGCCACACCGGCGGAGGCGGGACGATCCATGCCAACACGGCCGAGGCCGTGCCGGCCCGCCTCGTGGCACTCGGTGCCCTCGCCGGTCTGAGCCAGGACGCCGTGCGGCTGCAGGTCTCCAGTGCCCTCGACGCCGTGATCCACGTGGAACGGACGGCCCGCGGCCGTGCCGTGGCCTCCATCGGACTCCTGACCGACGATGCCGCGGGCCAGGCCGTGGTTCCGGCCCTGGAACTGCGCGGGGGCCGGGTGCAGGCAGGCCCTGCGTGGGGGAGGCTCGCAGCAAAGCTGGAGCTGGATCCGGAGGGGTTGGAACAGCCGGAGGGGCTGGCCGGGATGCCAGGGCTGGAAGGGCCGGAACCTGCCGGCGGGTTTGCTCCGGCTGCCCCGGGGGCCAAGGCCGGGGCCGGTGAGACCGCATGA